Genomic window (Acidimicrobiales bacterium):
CTGGTCCAAGAAGCGCTGGGCGGCGGCGGCGATCAGCTCGGGCTGTGGTCCCACCTTGAACACCGCCACCGCCTGGACCCTGAGCGGGATGCCCTGCGTCGACACGCAGTCCTCGGCCAGCTCGGCCTCGTGGAGGGACATGTCCAGGAAGTAGGCCCGCTTGAACGCAGGGACCACGAAAGACCCCTGACCCACGACGATCTTGAAACCCGGGCCCTCGGGCCCACCGTGGCGCCGACCGGCGATCAGCAACGCCTCGTTGGGCTGGGGGATGCGGAAGAAGAACATCGCTGGCTCCCTTCTCTGCTCGGAGGCGGTTAGAGGGGCGTGACCTGCACGGACTGCGGGGACAGCTCCTCGACGACGGTCACCTGGGTCCCGCTGGCGATCTCGGTCTCGTCGGAGGCGCGGGCGGAGAAGGCCTCGGTCGTCCCCCGCACGGAGATCCGGACCTCACCGATGCCGCCCGCCGGGATGGTGGCGGTCACGACGCCGACCTTCCCGAACAGGGACGGTCGCGTCGGGGTCGGGGACTCCTGGGTCCTGATGCGCTTGCGGATCTCGGAGAGAAACCCCATGTGGAACCTCCGGGGTCGTTGCCGGACAGACCATATGGTGGACCTTCCCGGCGCTCAACTCCCGGCGGCCGATGCCGACGTATGGGGGATGGTGAACCGGCTGCCGGCCGAGGGCGACGCGGCGCGGACCCTCCTGTTCGCCGGCGGCCCCCACCACGTGGTCGGGGACCACCCGGCCCGGGGCGGGGGTCTGCTGAGGGCCAGGCTGCCCGACTGGATCTGTTGCGGCGCCGCTGCCCTCGCCTGCCTGGTCGACGCCTTCCTGCCCTGGATGCGCAGCGGCTCCATCGAGCGGAACGGTTACCAGCTCCTGGCATCCGGACAGCACGCCGGCCTGCTGGGCGGGGGCGGGGCGCGGGCGCTGACCTTCGCCGCCTACCTGCTCCCCTCGCTGGCCGCCGCCACTCTGGCCGCCCTGTGGGTGGGCCGCCCGGCGGTGGCCCGGGTCCTGGCGGCCCTCACCGGTGCGGTCCTGGCCGTCGGGGCGGTGCTCGCGACCTCAAGGCTTCACAGCGGCCTCCTGTTCGGGCCGTTCCTCGGCCTGGGCCTCGGTGGCCTGACGGTGCTGACCGCCGTCACCCGGGCCTTTACGACAAGGAGTCAACGATGAACTGGCAGCCTCCCTCGGCCACGCCCGAGCCCGATCCCTCTACCCCTTTCGCCCCCTGGGGGACGCCGGGCGCCGGTCCCGCCGCCCGCCCCAAGCGGCGGCTGGCCCGCGCCGCCGTGATCGGT
Coding sequences:
- a CDS encoding NfeD family protein, whose amino-acid sequence is MGFLSEIRKRIRTQESPTPTRPSLFGKVGVVTATIPAGGIGEVRISVRGTTEAFSARASDETEIASGTQVTVVEELSPQSVQVTPL